A genomic stretch from Lathyrus oleraceus cultivar Zhongwan6 chromosome 2, CAAS_Psat_ZW6_1.0, whole genome shotgun sequence includes:
- the LOC127122630 gene encoding uncharacterized protein LOC127122630, with amino-acid sequence MEEYAHLVGVPVSNRVTFSGVEGILESGVTAEAIHLRKSDINSNLTVKGDIRGLTLKFLLEKDFSVANVDSMMAFETILSLLIYGNPVPTLLDDTYFSIHRRTYKGGGTIAFCAPLLYKWFIFHLSQSPVFQENKDYLRWSQRLMSLTNDDITWYSSVYEDVEGIGSYGEFSNVTLLGTQGGINYNPALARRQLGLAIKDKPNNTLLEGLFFQEGKDTQGLKARVVHAKLDEEESKGIKMPYTYERPMSLVMAKSPNIKGIEELQEALVRMKQERDGWEDKFHTSHLEKAELQKLLKEKGNLIELLEQHDVKRSRVQDDLFSSNSSSSTHLTTSGVWKGIVDQLVVEKDTMKNNYEREIERLCKKCQLGVGSSSNMIP; translated from the exons atggaggagtatgctcacCTTGTGGGTGTACCAGTTTCTAATAGAGTTACTTTTAGTGGGGTGGAAGGAATTCTTGAATCTGGGGTTACTGCCGAAGCCATTCATTTGAGAAAGTCTGACATAAATTCCAATCTCACTGTCAAAGGAGATATCAGAGGGTTGACTTTGAAGTTTCTATTGGAAAAAGACTTTTCTGTTGCCAATGTTGATAGTATGATGGCCTTTGAAACTATTCTTTCCTTACTCATTTATGG gaatccgGTTCCAACTCTGCTCGACGATacttatttctccattcatcGTAGGACTTATAAAGGAGGTGGAACTATAGCTTTTTGTGCGCCTTtactatacaagtggtttatttttcaCTTGTCGCAGTCTCCTGTCTTCCAAGAAAACAAGGATTATTTgaggtggtctcaaagacttatgtctctcacgAATGATGACATTACTTGGTACTCTTCTGTTTACGAAGACGTCGAGGGTATTGGTAGTTAtggggagttctctaatgtgactcttcttggtacacaagggGGAATCAACTATAATCCGGCTCTGGCAAGACGTCAACTTGGGTTGGCTATAAAGGACAAACCgaataacactttgttagaaggtttatttttccaagaagggAAAGACACTCAAGGGTTAAAAGCTAGGGTGGTGCATGCTAAG ttggatgaagaagagagcaAAGGAATCAAGATGCCATACacttatgaaagacctatgtcctTAGTAATGGCTAAATCTCCCAATATTAAAGGCATAGAGGAGTTGCAAGAGGCTTTGGTtaggatgaagcaagagagggacGGTTGGGAAGACAAATTTCACACCTCGCACCTTGAGAAGGCAGAATTGCAGAAGCTGCTAAAGGAAAAAGGCAACTTGATAGAATTACTCGAGCAACATGATGTGAAGAGATCTAGAGTCCAAGatgatttattttcctctaacagTTCATCATCTACTCATCTTACTACTTCCGGCGTTTGGAAAGGCATTGTTGACCAACTCGTGGTAGAGAAGGATACTATGAAAAATAACTACGAAAGAGAGATCGAAAGGCTTTGCAAGAAGTGTCAACTTGGAGTTGGGTCGTCATCGAACATGATTCCATAG